Genomic DNA from Corynebacterium diphtheriae:
GGGCTCTTCCAATGCGTCGATGAGGCTGGTGCTGCGTGAGCTGCGAGCACAGCACTCCCCTATGCCATTGATTGCGCAAAAGACTACGCAACACATTGACTTAGACGATTAAGCATTGGGGACGACCACCATCCATATGGCTACGAGGTGAATAATTGCTGCCACGATTGTGGCGGCGTGGAAAATCTCATGGTAGCCCATGATGGTGGCGTTTCTACCTGGCCAGCGCATGGCGTACACGATAGCGCCTGCGGAGTAGACGATTCCGCCTATAAAAAGCAGCCACACAACAGCTGGCCCTTCAGCCCGCCATAGTGCGGGGATCAGTGGGGTGATGAGCCACCCCAGCGCAATGTATATGCTTGCGGCTAGCCAGCGCGGGTGAGTGATCCACACCATGCTGAGGATGAGTGCGCCTGCGGCTCCTGCCCACGCGAGGTAGAGAACCCAGAGTGATTGTGGCAGGGCAATCAGGCATAAGGGGGTGTAGGTCGAGGCGATAAATACTGCGATGGTGGCGTGGTCGGCGCGGCGCCACCATGCGACTGCTTCGGGGGTTTTCCAGCGGCCGCGGTGGTAGGCTGCGGAGACTCCGAAGAGGGCGACTACACCGATGGCGTAGGTGAGAACTCCGAGTGCTTGTGGCCAGGGGCGGTAGATGAAGGCGAAGGTGGAAAGCACTGAGCCGGAGACGAGTGCGCACCACGAGGCCACGAGGTGGAACCAGCCGCGGGTGATGGGGCGGGGGCCGCGGTCGTAGATCCATCGGCGGTATTCGACCATGGGGGATGGTGGCGTTGTGGTCATGGGCATTCCTCTCGTGGCGTTGAGATGGTGAATGTATTTGAACCCAAAACCTACCACTGCGTAGGTTTCCGCGCCATGCCCAAGCATTAATATATGCGGTTTTCTTTTACAGTCGCCGTGGCGTACATTGCGAACATCACCAAAAGTTCAATGCGTTGAACTTTTGGTGATGTGGTGAACTACCGCCACGTCTCGCCCCGCAACTACACCGCAAGGAGGCCGCAGTGGAAGCGTCGACAAGCCCGCAGGTGATCTACTTCTCCTCAGTGTCGGAAAACACCCACCGCTTCATCCAAAAGACCAAGCTCACCCACCAACGCATCGGACTACGAACCCGCGACGACCCGATCATCGCCACAGCACCCTATGTACTTATCACCCCCACCTACGGAGGAGGTGACCTAGCCAAAGCCGTACCCAAACAAGTGATCAAATTCCTTAACGTGGAACAAAACCGACACTTCCTGGCGGGTGTTATCACCAGCGGAAATCGAAACTTCGGACCCGCTTTTTGCTTCGCAGGCACCACCATTGCACATAAATGCAACGTGCCCGAACTTCATCGTTTTGAGCTACTCGGCACCAACGCCGACGCCCACCACGTCCACGACGCAGTCATCGATATTCTTCGAGAAAGGACCACCAAATGAGCTACGTTGATAACTCCATTACCCCACCGCAATGGCCGCACAACCCCACCACCCCACTGCGACCCATCAACTGGAATCGAACCCAAGACGCAAAAGACAATGAAGTCTGGCAACGTCTCACCGCTAATTTCTGGCTCCCCGAAAAAGTCCCACTTTCAAACGACCTCCCCACTTGGCGCACCATGACGCCCGTCTACCGCGAACTCGTCACCCGCACCTTTACCGGACTCACACTTCTTGACACCCTCCAAGCAAGCGTCGGCGAAATCAGCCAAATTCCCGACGCCCACACCGAGCACGAACAAGCCGTCTACGCCAACATTGCCTTCATGCAGGCAGTTCACGCTCGCAGCTACTCCTCAGTGTTTAGTACCATGTGCTCCAGCACTGAGATCGACGATGCCTACACCTGGGCCATATCCAACCCCCTCCTACAGCGCCGCGCTACCCGCGTCATCGAGCACTACTACGGAAGCGATCCCCTCAAGCGCAAAGTAGCCTCCACGCTTTTATCTTCCCTCCTCCTCTACGCTGGTTTCTACCTGCCATTATGGCTATCGACCCGCGGAAAACTCATGAACACAGCCGACATGATCCGCCTCATCCTGCGCGACAAAGCAGTCCACGGATACTACTCTGGATACAAATACCAACGCGGGCTTGAGCTCAAACCCGAACGAGCCAACGAAATGGCAGAGTTCACCTACTCGCTTTGCGACGAACTCCTCGACATGGAAAAGGCCTACACCGCCGACCTCTACGCCCCAGCCGACCAAGCCAATGCCCTAGAAGGCCTCACCCTCGACGGCGTGATGTCTTTTGTGTACTACAACGCAGATAAGGCTCTCATGAACCTAGGCTACGAACCTGCCTACGAGGAACAAGCAGCACACGTAAGCCCCGAAATTATTGCAGCCTTAACCCCAGAATCCAATGAAACCCATGACTTCTTTTCCGGATCAGGCTCCGCCTACATCATCGGAACCGCGGAAGAAACCACCGAAGAGGACTGGGACTTTTAGCAGGTCAGAGCACATATAAGTACCCTCAAGCATATTGCCAGCAAACTCCAACACTGCCACATCAACCCCACTATTCACTGTCATATGACGAACGAAGATGCAGGTCAGCACCGCAATCCAGCAACTCAGCAGCCATCACAGACTTTTGCCAGAGAACATCATTTATGCAGGTAAAAGCGTTTTTAACGATGTCAAAGGTATCCTTGCATCACCATCGGATTGAGTGCACACTAGGAGACATCAACAGCGCAAGTTGTTGAGGGAATATAGAAGAAGCATTCAGGAAGGAGAGGTTCATTGACAGCTAACTCTCGGGTTGAGGTTTATAGATAAAACCACAATCCATACACGCCAGCAGGTTTTATAAGGATCGTATTTGTTGTTGAGGGACTCCGAGTACGAACACCATAAATCCATTTTGGAGCCCATAGTGATTCGACACCGGCCATCGAGGATAGGCGTTGAGGGGCGCAGATCTTCATAGGCTGAATCACTATCCACTGGCGTAACCTTTCTGAGGCATCTTTCCTTTGAGATTGAGGGACATAAAGGTGGGGTTGATAACAATTGTTATCAACCCCACCTTTATTGGCTCTTCCAGTTTTAGAGTGCATTGATTAGCTCGCCGAGGGTTCAGGCGTGGCACTACGCGGAGTAGGACATTTTCACAACCATGGCTTGGCTAGGATTGGCTGGCGTTGGTGGGGCGCTGGTGGGCGCGCCACCCCCGCTCACCCCCTAAAAGACGGCACTTCACACCAAATCTGCCCAAACGGCCGGTTTGGAAGCGATTTGGTGTGAAGTACCAAGAAAAATCCTTCGAAATACCCCCGAATGGTGGCTCGGTGGAACCGGAGCGCCCTTCGGTGGCAAGACCTTCGGGTATGTACGGGTCAAACCCTGGGCCGGAACCCCAGCAGCAGGACCAGCAGCACCCGCTGTAGCAAAGCCGCCACGCCACGGTGTCGGATCCCAGTTACCCTGCACCAGCTTGACCTGCGAGAACCAGCCCAAGGCGAAGACTGCAAGACCAACAAGGATCACTAGGACAATGCCGAGCCGACCACCTACGCGAGCGCCGCCACCGACGAGCATGCCGAACCATCCGAAGTCGGCATCGCCGAAGGTCGTGTTGGCATCACCAAAGTGGCTCTTCCAGTTTTAGAGCGCATTGATTAATTCGCCGGGGGTTCGGGCATGGCACAAGATACTAGGGTCCTTAGCTTTGCAGGAACAAAGGTACCTAAGCTTGGTCGATCTGCCCATTGTCGGCTATCCAACACGCATTTATGTGCGCCTTCCACGCTACCGGTGCACTAATAAGTGCTGCTTGCAGAAGATCTTCCACGCGGGCCTTGCCTGTGCACCCGACAATCCAAAGACCACTAACAGGGTGCCCCACTGGCTCCTGCAACACCTTGGCCAATGCACTCTAAAACCAGAAGAGCCACCAAACGGGGGTATTTCGAAGGATTTTGCACAGAACTTCACACCAAATCGCAAGAAAACCGGCCGTTTGGGCAGATTTGGTGTGAAGTGCCGTCTTTTAGGGGGTGAGCGGGGGTAACCTGCGGGGCCACCAACGCCAGCCAACCCTAGCCAAGCCATGGTTGTGAAAAACGTCCTATTCCGCGTAGTGCCATGCCTGAACCCTCGGCGAGCTAATCAATGCACTCTAAAACCGGAAGAGCCCCTTTATTTTTATGATGCTTATTTAGATAGGAAGATACTCTTCTAAGACGTTAATGATCTTCATATCGTCAGGATTAAGCGAGGGCGCAAAGCGGCCTACCACCTCACCGCTGGGCGCTACGATAAACTTTTCAAAGTTCCACTCAATATCTGGACCATCACCCTTGAGCTTCTTATACAGCTCAATAGTGTTGGGGCCATTGACGTCCGACTTAGCCAACAGCGGGAAGCGCACCCCAAACTTTTCTTCGTATCGACGCGCCACCTGAGCATCCTTGCCAGGTTCTTCCTCCCCGAACTGGTTACACGGAACACCGATCACGAAGAAACCACGCATCGCATAATCCTCATAAAGCTCTTCCAGCGTCTCCAGCTGCGGGGTATAGCCGCACTCTGATGCCGTATTCACAATCAACAGGCAATGACCAGCCCACTGATCCATTGAGGCTTTCTCGCCGTTGATCAGCGTGACCTCGGTATCAAAAATACTCATCCTAGGATTCCTTTCCGGTTGCTTGATGGCACAGCCAAGCGTATTCAAACGCGGTTTGCTTCCACTTCTCATAACGGCCCGAAACTCCGCCGTGACCAGCAGACATCTCCGTCTTCAGCAAGAACTGTCCACCCGTTGCCGTCGCACGCAACTGGGCAATCCACTTAGCCGGCTCAACATAAAGCACGCGAGTGTCATTAAGCGAGGTCACCGCCAAGATATTGGGATACGCCTTGGCCTCAATATTTTCATAAGGCGCATAAGAGGCCATGTAGTTATACACATCGACGTCATGCAGCGGGTCACCCCACTCGTCCCATTCCGTTACCGTCAACGGCAACTCCGGCATCAGCATTGATGTCAACGGATCCACGAAAGGCACCACAGCCTCAATCGCTTTGAAACGATCCCCTGCCATATTCGCCACCGCACCCATGAGCATGCCGCCGGCAGATCCGCCTTCCGCCACCAACATTTCAGAGGTAGTCACCTCATGCTCAATCAGATGATCGGCGACCGCAATGAAGTCCGTAAACGTGTTCTTCTTCGTCACAGTCTTGCCCGTGTCGTACCAGCCACGACCCATCTCACCACCGCCGCGCACATGGGCGATAGCGAACACCATGCCACGGTCCATCAAAGACAACCGCGCAATAGAAAAACCAGGGTCGATCGAGGACTCATAAGAGCCATAGCCGTACAACAAAGTAGGGTTCGGCTTGCTGAGGTCAAGATCAGAGCGATGGATCAACGACACGGGAATACGCACACCGTCGTGAGCCTCAACCCACAGCCGCGACGCAGTGTAATCATCCGCATTATAGCCGCCGACGACCTCCTGCTGCTTGAGCAAAGTACGACGCCCATCAGCAATCCAATAATCAAACACCTGGCTAGGCTGCGTAAACGACACATACACCATGCGCACCACAGGGGTATCCCACTCAGGGTGGCCGCCCACACCAACCGTGTAGAGCTCTTCGTCGAAAGTAATCTCTTCAAACGTGCCAAAACCATCGGCATTAAGCTGCATCACAGCTGCGCGACCGATCGCACCCGAGCGGTACGCCAACACAATGTGATCGCGGTACGTGTCCACTCCCTCGATACGAACCTCATTACGGTGTGGCACCAAAACCTCAAGAGAATCGAGAGAAATCTCCTCATCGGTGACCGGAGTCCAGCCCACCTCAAAATTCGGACCAGTGGCATTGTGAGTCACAATCCATGTATCGCGACCAGCAACAACAGCATGGTCAATGTCGTATTCCACCCCCGCTTGCCGTGGCAGCACACAACGGAAATCGCCGGTCGGATTATCTAGATCAAGTACCCAAATTTCCGACGTAATCTTCGACGCCGACTCGATCATCAAAAAACGCTCGGAGCGCGTAGCACCCACGCCAGTATTAAAGCGCTCATCGGCTTCATGGAACACCTGCACATCCGTTGCCGGATCGGTACCAATCTTATGTCGCCACACCGAATCTGGACGCCACGCAGCATCAACACGCTGATAGAACAGGTAATCCTCACCAGCCCAGGTAGCGCCATAGAACACATCGGGAATCTCATCAGCAAGATGCTCACCCGTTGCCAAATCCTTGACCCGCAGCGTAAAGCGCTCATCGCCTTCCGTATCAACCGAATACGCAAGATAACGGCCCGATGTGGTCACCGTCGAAGCACCTAAAGCAAAAAACTCATGGCCCTCGGCCAGCTCATTGGCGTCAAGAATAATCTGCTCCCCAACAACCGGCTCCCTTTCAGGAATCGTCGGAGGCACCCACGCATCCGCGCCTTCGCTCACAGGAATACGGCAAGAATAGCCGTAGCTCTTCCCTTCCTCGGATCGACCGTAGTACCAAAAATCACCAGCGCGCTGCGGAACAGACATATCTGTTTCCTTCACCCGCGACTTAATCTCGTGATAAATGTTGTCCTTTAACTGCGAAAGGTGCGCAGTCTGCTGCTCAACAAAAGCATTCTCTGCCTCAAGATACTGGATCGTTTCCGGATTTTCTTTATCCCGCAACCACTCGTAGTTATCCACGAAATCAATCCCGTGGTGGGTACGAGTAATAGGACGGACTGGAGCTACCGGAGGTAGGACATTGTGAGATTCACGCATGGTGACGATCGTAGCCGATAGCGAAAAACGTAGCCCGAAACCTTGCTATTACCTGAGAGATCGCCTACATTACAAGGAAAGTTACACTCCGAATGAAAGGTCCATTGTGCACCTCGATAATCTGTCTTCCGTTTCTGATCTGAACATCATCTCCAAGGTCATCGACTTGATCACCAAGCTTCTCACCTTGGTTGAGAAGTTCAACAAGTAAAATTATTGAAAATACTCCCCCGATGAACTATCGGGGGAGTATTTTCAATACCTAAAACACGTAGGAGAGGCCAACGCTTTTAAACACAGCACCCGATCCACTCACAGAATTTTTTGCCGGTAATGCGCTCGAATGCTTCCACGTAGCGTTCACGAGTAGCTTCTACAACAGAACCTGGCAGTGATGGCGGCGGGGTGACGTCGTCAGTAGACCAACCAGATTTTGGTCCGGTCAACCAGTTACGAACGTACTGCTTATCAAAGCTTGGCTGTACCTTGCCCTCTTCGTAGCCATCAGCTGGCCAATAACGAGAAGAGTCAGGGGTAAGGACTTCGTCGGCAAGCACCAACCTGCCATCCTCGTCCAAACCGAACTCGAACTTGGTGTCCGCCAAGATGATGCCGCGCTCTTCCGCCAACGCTGCAGCCTCGGAGTAGATACGCAAGGTGGCGTCGCGAAGCTCGTTCGCACGCGCCTCGCCCAGCTTTTCCACGACAACATCGAAAGAGACGTTCTCGTCATGATCGCCAAGCTCTGCCTTCGTAGCAGGGGTGAAGATCGGCTCAGGGAGCTTAGAAGCCTCCACCAAGCCCTCTGGAAGCTCCACACCACAAACGGTGCCGGTTTCCTGGTATTCTTTCAAGCCGGAACCAGTGAGGTAACCACGAGCAACGCACTCGAATGGCAACATCTTGAGCTTCTTGCACACCATGGCACGGCCGAGCACCTCTTCTGGGATTGCGGGGTCGTCGATAGGCCCTGCGAGGTGGTTCGGGAAATCGATGTTATGGAAGAAGTACATGCTCATAGCGGTGAGCACGCGACCCTTGTCTGGAATCTCTGGTTCCAAAATATGGTCATAAGCAGAGATACGATCAGAAACAACCATCAGAAGGCGTTCATCGTCGATCTCGTAAATCTCACGCACCTTGCCAGCGGAGACATGAGTGTACTGGGAGAGTTCAGGACGCATAATCAAGCAGTCTAGACCTTGAAACAAGTACAAGTCATATCGCAACACCCACAGATGCGATATGACTTGTACTTAAAAACTGTTGTTAGAGAATGTCACCTGGGGTGTACTGGGCAGCCGCTGGATAACGACGAACTAGATCATTCACGCGGTCAACAACGCGAGCAACCTGCGATTCTGCAGCACCAATAAAGGCATGGCGATCAGCCAACGCCTCATCCAACTGCTCACGAGTCATCGGCAACCGCTCATCCGCCGCAAGGCGATCAATGAGGTCTTGCTCCCCACCGTTTTCACGCATGTTCAAGGCAACCGCCACAGCGTTCTCCTTAATCACCTCATGGGCGGTTTCACGGCCAACACCCACGCGAACAGCAGCCATCAGAATACGAGTGGTAGCAAGGAATGGCAGGTAGCGCTCAAGCTCACGATCAATCATCGCTGGGAAAGCACCGAACTCAGCCAACACTGTGAGGAATGTCTCGTACATGCCATCCAGCGCGAAGAACGCATCCGGAAGAGCCACACGACGAATAACCGAGCAGAACACGTCGCCCTCATTCCACTGCTGACCAGAAAGATCCGCCACCATGGTGAGGTAACCACGCAAGATCACCTGCAGGCCGCCAACACGCTCACACGAACGCGCATTCATCTTGTGCGGCATAGCCGAGGAACCGACCTGGCCTTCCTTAAAGCCCTCAGTCACCGTCTCATTGCCAGCCATCAAACGGATGGTGTGAGCCAACGAGGATGGACCAGCACCCAACTGAACCAGAGCAGACACCGCATCGAAGTCCAAGGAGCGGGGGTAAACCTGTCCCACTGAATCGAACACGCGGGCAATACCTAGGTGATCTGCGATTTGAGTTTCCAATGCGGCAAGCTTGGACTCATCGCCACCAACGAGATCAAGCATGTCTTGGGCGGTGCCCATAGGGCCCTTAATACCGCGCAGTGGATAGCGGCTCAGAAGTTCCTCAACGCGGTCAATAGCAACCAAGATTTCCTCGGCAGCAGAAGCAAAACGCTTACCCAAAGTGGTAGCCTGAGCAGCCACGTTGTGGGAGCGGCCAGCCATGACCAAGGACTGGTACTGTGCTGCGTGCTGTGCGATAGCAGCGGCAACAGACACCGACTTGTTACGCATCATCTCAAGCGAACGGTAGATCTGCAGCTGTTCCACGTTCTCGGTGAGGTCGCGGGAGGTCATGCCCTTATGAATATGCTCGTAGCCTGCGAGAGCATTGAACTCCTCGATACGAGCTTTCACATCATGGCGGGTGACCTTCTCGCGCTGCGCGATGCTGTCGAGGTCGATGCGATCGATCACTGCTTCATAAGCAGAAATTGCTTCTGTTGGAATATCAACACCCAGATTTCTCTGGGCCTTCATTACTGCGATCCACAACTGGCGTTCTAGGAGGATTTTTGCCTCTGGGCTCCACAGTTCGGTGAGCTCAGCAGAGGCGTAGCGGTTGGACAGGACGTTTGCGATCTTCTTCTTCTCAGCCACGTAGCTCATTATGGCATGAACGTGCGCAAACGCTCACATGCTTGAAGAATTTCCTCATATTCTCCGCAGAAACTCAGCCGAACAAAACGATGCCCGTCAACGGGGTCGAAGTCCACACCAGGAGCAAGTGCTACACCAGTGGCGTTGAGCAGTTCACGCACCCAGACCTCCGAATCATCGGTGTGCTCCGATACATCAATGTAAAGGTAGAAGCCACCGTCCGGCGGCGCACACTTGCCCAGCCCCAACTCAGGAAGCCGTTTAAGAAGCAACGCACGATTACGGGCATAGCGCTGAACATGGCTTTCCAACTCGGCGCGCGCCTCAGGGCCGAAAGCAGCCAGTGCTGCTTCTTGAGACACCGCCGGCGGGCACAGGGCAAGATTAGCTTGCAAATTATCAAGGGCTTCTACCAGCTCATCAGGAACAATGAGCCAGCCTAGCCGCCAGCCGGTCATAGAAAAGTACTTCGACAGCGAGCCCACCACCACTGCTTTATCGGAGTACTCCCGTGCGCTGTGGCACTCACGCCCATAGGTGATGCCGTGGTAGATCTCGTCGGAGATCAGCAGGCAGGAGTTGCGCTCACACCAATCAGTAATGCGCGCTAGCTCAGCACCATCAATGATCGTCCCCGAAGGATTATCAGGGCTGGTCACAATCAGCGCTTTCGGCTTTTCGACGCACGCCTCGAGCATCTCAACCGTGGGCTGGAAGCGAGTTTCTGCGCCACAGGGCAGATCGATAATCTTTGCGCCTAGAGCCGTCAATGCATTGCGATACGCCGGATAACCAGGGCGTGTCATAGCAATCGGATCACCATGGTCTAGGGCCGCCAAGAACAAGGCAACAAACCCGCCAGATGATCCAGTGGTCACCACCACATTGCGAGCAGCCGTATCAATGCCATACGTCTGAGCATGCCACTGAGCAATCGCCTCACGAAGCTCAGGGATCCCCAAGGTGGCAGTGTAACCGAGCGCAGAGGCGTCGATACGCGAATGGACGCGCTCAATTACCGCCCGCGGCGCGCCCGTCGACGGCTGCCCCACGCACAACAGCAGAGCATCGTCACGCGACTGCGCCTCCCCCAAAATCTGCATCACTCGAAACGGGTCAACGTGGCTACGATCACTCGGAAACATAGCAGACACGCTAGTCCAAAGTGCCAAACCTCTCCAGCTCATCGGGGTTACCCGCAGCCAAAATCAAATCCCCCGACCGCAACACCATCTCCGGCTTCGACTGTCTAAACATGCCACCAGCAGGACGCACCGCAATGATCTGAACCCGATCGAAATCGCAGACCTTCTTACCCAAAGCAGAAACCGGCGGCGCAATCTTCACAATCGCATAATCCCGATCAAACTCCGCATACTCCTGAACACGACCATTCATCAAATGCGCAATACGACGACCCGTATCCTGCTCAGGGCGAATAATGTGATGCACACCAATCTGCTTCAAAATCTTCGCATGCGAATTATTCAACGCCTTCGCCCAAATCGACGGAATGTTAAACTCCACCACCGCCGAAGCCGTCAACAAGGACGCACCCATATCCGAGCCGATACCAATCACCACACGTGACGCCTCATTGACCGCCAGCTGACGCAGCGCCTCCTCGCTCGTCGTATCCGCCACCGCCGCATACGTCAAAATCGCCGAAGCCTTATCCACCACCGCAGGATTGGTATCAATACCCATCACCTCAACGCCAGAGTGCACCAGCTCCTCACCCAAAGCCATGCCAAAACGACCCAGCCCCAAAATCACGACAGCCGGATTGGAACGAGAACGGAAGCTAACCAATGATCAGCCTTTCTACAGGATAGGAATACTGCCTCTTACTTGAACGCGCAGCCAGCGCCGCCACCAAGGATACTGGCCCGATCCTGCCGGCATACATCAACACCACCAAAACCAACTGCGCAGCACTCGGTAACGAACCCGTAATACCCGTGCTCAAACCCACAGTGGCAAAAGCGCTGACCACCTCAAAAGAAAGATCTAAAACACCAAACTCAGGGGCCAAAACCAGCACCAAGCCAACAGCGACGCCCACCGTGAGCACCGCCAACATGGTCACCGCCAACGCTTGGCGCACAGTTCGGTTCGGAATGCGTCGTCCCCGAATCAGAATCTGATCATCACCACGGATCTCCGCAACCATCACTGCCAACAACACGCCAACAGTAGTGATCTTGATGCCACCTGCGGTACCACCAGAACCGCCACCAATAAACATCAACGAATCCGTGAGCAGCAAGCTCGTCGGATGCAACTGCGACATATCAATCGAATTAAACCCCGCCGTACGCGAGGTCACCGAATGGAAAAATGCAGCCAGCATCTTCGTTGGACCATCAAACGGGGCAAGCACACCACGCCACTCCAACACCGCAATGCCCACGGTGCCAGCAGCGAGCAACACAATCGTGCCCGCAATAGTAAACAACGAAGTCAACGACATCCGGCGAATCGCTTGGCCTTGACGGCGAAACGTTGCCCGCCGATGCAACTCCAACAGCATGGGAAAACCCAAACCACCTACGATCACCGCTGCCGAGATAGGCAAAATAATCCAACCATCGCCCACATACGGCATCAAATTATTAGACCTCAAACCAAAACCGGCATTGTTAAAGGCCGAAACCGCGTGGAAAACCCCCTCCCACAGACTCGCCCACCAATCAAAACCCATAGCGTGAAAACGCAAGGTCAACGCCACAGCCACCGCAGATTCCACCACAAGAGTAAAACCAATAGTGGCAATAAGTAGGCCAGTTACCTCCCCTAGTTCACGACCACGCCCCTCCGCCGCCGCGTTCAAGCGCCCCTTGACCCCGATACGCCCCACCAGCACCCAGCCGGCGAA
This window encodes:
- a CDS encoding phosphoribosylaminoimidazolesuccinocarboxamide synthase — its product is MRPELSQYTHVSAGKVREIYEIDDERLLMVVSDRISAYDHILEPEIPDKGRVLTAMSMYFFHNIDFPNHLAGPIDDPAIPEEVLGRAMVCKKLKMLPFECVARGYLTGSGLKEYQETGTVCGVELPEGLVEASKLPEPIFTPATKAELGDHDENVSFDVVVEKLGEARANELRDATLRIYSEAAALAEERGIILADTKFEFGLDEDGRLVLADEVLTPDSSRYWPADGYEEGKVQPSFDKQYVRNWLTGPKSGWSTDDVTPPPSLPGSVVEATRERYVEAFERITGKKFCEWIGCCV
- the purB gene encoding adenylosuccinate lyase, with the translated sequence MSYVAEKKKIANVLSNRYASAELTELWSPEAKILLERQLWIAVMKAQRNLGVDIPTEAISAYEAVIDRIDLDSIAQREKVTRHDVKARIEEFNALAGYEHIHKGMTSRDLTENVEQLQIYRSLEMMRNKSVSVAAAIAQHAAQYQSLVMAGRSHNVAAQATTLGKRFASAAEEILVAIDRVEELLSRYPLRGIKGPMGTAQDMLDLVGGDESKLAALETQIADHLGIARVFDSVGQVYPRSLDFDAVSALVQLGAGPSSLAHTIRLMAGNETVTEGFKEGQVGSSAMPHKMNARSCERVGGLQVILRGYLTMVADLSGQQWNEGDVFCSVIRRVALPDAFFALDGMYETFLTVLAEFGAFPAMIDRELERYLPFLATTRILMAAVRVGVGRETAHEVIKENAVAVALNMRENGGEQDLIDRLAADERLPMTREQLDEALADRHAFIGAAESQVARVVDRVNDLVRRYPAAAQYTPGDIL
- the trhA gene encoding PAQR family membrane homeostasis protein TrhA, which produces MLGHGAETYAVVGFGFKYIHHLNATRGMPMTTTPPSPMVEYRRWIYDRGPRPITRGWFHLVASWCALVSGSVLSTFAFIYRPWPQALGVLTYAIGVVALFGVSAAYHRGRWKTPEAVAWWRRADHATIAVFIASTYTPLCLIALPQSLWVLYLAWAGAAGALILSMVWITHPRWLAASIYIALGWLITPLIPALWRAEGPAVVWLLFIGGIVYSAGAIVYAMRWPGRNATIMGYHEIFHAATIVAAIIHLVAIWMVVVPNA
- the nrdI gene encoding class Ib ribonucleoside-diphosphate reductase assembly flavoprotein NrdI — its product is MEASTSPQVIYFSSVSENTHRFIQKTKLTHQRIGLRTRDDPIIATAPYVLITPTYGGGDLAKAVPKQVIKFLNVEQNRHFLAGVITSGNRNFGPAFCFAGTTIAHKCNVPELHRFELLGTNADAHHVHDAVIDILRERTTK
- a CDS encoding pyridoxal phosphate-dependent aminotransferase encodes the protein MFPSDRSHVDPFRVMQILGEAQSRDDALLLCVGQPSTGAPRAVIERVHSRIDASALGYTATLGIPELREAIAQWHAQTYGIDTAARNVVVTTGSSGGFVALFLAALDHGDPIAMTRPGYPAYRNALTALGAKIIDLPCGAETRFQPTVEMLEACVEKPKALIVTSPDNPSGTIIDGAELARITDWCERNSCLLISDEIYHGITYGRECHSAREYSDKAVVVGSLSKYFSMTGWRLGWLIVPDELVEALDNLQANLALCPPAVSQEAALAAFGPEARAELESHVQRYARNRALLLKRLPELGLGKCAPPDGGFYLYIDVSEHTDDSEVWVRELLNATGVALAPGVDFDPVDGHRFVRLSFCGEYEEILQACERLRTFMP
- a CDS encoding glutathione peroxidase, which codes for MSIFDTEVTLINGEKASMDQWAGHCLLIVNTASECGYTPQLETLEELYEDYAMRGFFVIGVPCNQFGEEEPGKDAQVARRYEEKFGVRFPLLAKSDVNGPNTIELYKKLKGDGPDIEWNFEKFIVAPSGEVVGRFAPSLNPDDMKIINVLEEYLPI
- a CDS encoding S9 family peptidase — protein: MRESHNVLPPVAPVRPITRTHHGIDFVDNYEWLRDKENPETIQYLEAENAFVEQQTAHLSQLKDNIYHEIKSRVKETDMSVPQRAGDFWYYGRSEEGKSYGYSCRIPVSEGADAWVPPTIPEREPVVGEQIILDANELAEGHEFFALGASTVTTSGRYLAYSVDTEGDERFTLRVKDLATGEHLADEIPDVFYGATWAGEDYLFYQRVDAAWRPDSVWRHKIGTDPATDVQVFHEADERFNTGVGATRSERFLMIESASKITSEIWVLDLDNPTGDFRCVLPRQAGVEYDIDHAVVAGRDTWIVTHNATGPNFEVGWTPVTDEEISLDSLEVLVPHRNEVRIEGVDTYRDHIVLAYRSGAIGRAAVMQLNADGFGTFEEITFDEELYTVGVGGHPEWDTPVVRMVYVSFTQPSQVFDYWIADGRRTLLKQQEVVGGYNADDYTASRLWVEAHDGVRIPVSLIHRSDLDLSKPNPTLLYGYGSYESSIDPGFSIARLSLMDRGMVFAIAHVRGGGEMGRGWYDTGKTVTKKNTFTDFIAVADHLIEHEVTTSEMLVAEGGSAGGMLMGAVANMAGDRFKAIEAVVPFVDPLTSMLMPELPLTVTEWDEWGDPLHDVDVYNYMASYAPYENIEAKAYPNILAVTSLNDTRVLYVEPAKWIAQLRATATGGQFLLKTEMSAGHGGVSGRYEKWKQTAFEYAWLCHQATGKES
- a CDS encoding potassium channel family protein, which translates into the protein MVSFRSRSNPAVVILGLGRFGMALGEELVHSGVEVMGIDTNPAVVDKASAILTYAAVADTTSEEALRQLAVNEASRVVIGIGSDMGASLLTASAVVEFNIPSIWAKALNNSHAKILKQIGVHHIIRPEQDTGRRIAHLMNGRVQEYAEFDRDYAIVKIAPPVSALGKKVCDFDRVQIIAVRPAGGMFRQSKPEMVLRSGDLILAAGNPDELERFGTLD
- the nrdF gene encoding class 1b ribonucleoside-diphosphate reductase subunit beta translates to MSYVDNSITPPQWPHNPTTPLRPINWNRTQDAKDNEVWQRLTANFWLPEKVPLSNDLPTWRTMTPVYRELVTRTFTGLTLLDTLQASVGEISQIPDAHTEHEQAVYANIAFMQAVHARSYSSVFSTMCSSTEIDDAYTWAISNPLLQRRATRVIEHYYGSDPLKRKVASTLLSSLLLYAGFYLPLWLSTRGKLMNTADMIRLILRDKAVHGYYSGYKYQRGLELKPERANEMAEFTYSLCDELLDMEKAYTADLYAPADQANALEGLTLDGVMSFVYYNADKALMNLGYEPAYEEQAAHVSPEIIAALTPESNETHDFFSGSGSAYIIGTAEETTEEDWDF